A window from Camelus dromedarius isolate mCamDro1 chromosome 9, mCamDro1.pat, whole genome shotgun sequence encodes these proteins:
- the LOC105088421 gene encoding dipeptidase 3, with protein MLLKEILQNKLQNVNLRNFSLGQTNLDRLRDGLVGAQFWSAYTPCQDEDAVRLTLEQIDLIHRMCASYSELELVTSATGLNSTQKLACLIGVEGGHSIDSSLSVLRSFYLLGVRYLTLTFTCSTPWAESSTKFKHHFYTNISGLTSFGEKVIGEMNRLGMMVDLSYGSDTLMRQALKVSRAPVIFSHSAARAVCDNMLNVPDDILQLLKNNGGIVMVSLSLGVLQCNLFADVSTVADHFDHIRAVIGSEFIGISGNYDGSGRFPQGLEDVSTYPVLIEELLRRGWREEELQGVLRGNLLRVFRQVEQVREESSGQSPREDEFPNRQKGRSCHSHLPTQPQSEHLVSHPEMNKWPANQALQRPSKASPHFILGLVAAATFSVLVLWP; from the exons ATGCTTCTAAAGGAGATTCTCCAGAACAAGCTGCAAAATGTCAACCTACGCAATTTCAGTCTTGGCCAGACCAACCTGGACAGGCTTAGGGATGGCCTCGTGGGTGCACAG TTCTGGTCAGCCTACACCCCATGCCAGGACGAGGATGCTGTGCGCCTCACTCTGGAGCAGATTGACCTCATTCATCGCATGTGTGCCTCCTACTCTGAACTGGAGCTTGTGACCTCAGCCACAG GTCTGAACAGTACTCAAAAGCTGGCGTGCCTTATTGGCGTGGAGGGTGGTCACTCAATAGACAGCAGCCTCTCTGTGCTACGCAGTTTCTATCTGCTGGGAGTACGCTACCTGACACTCACCTTCACCTGCAGCACGCCCTG GGCAGAGAGTTCCACCAAGTTTAAACACCACTTCTACACCAACATCAGTGGATTGACAAGCTTTGGTGAG AAGGTAATAGGGGAAATGAACCGCCTGGGCATGATGGTGGACTTGTCCTATGGGTCGGACACCTTGATGCGGCAAGCCCTGAAGGTGTCAAGGGCTCCTGTGATCTTCTCCCACTCAGCTGCCAGGGCTGTATGTGACAATATGCTGAATGTTCCTGATGACATCCTGCAACTCCTG AAGAATAACGGTGGCATTGTGATGGTGTCGCTGTCCCTGGGGGTGCTGCAGTGTAACCTGTTTGCTGATGTGTCCACTGTGGCAG ATCACTTTGACCACATCAGGGCAGTCATTGGATCTGAGTTCATCGGGATTAGTGGAAATTATGATGGATCTGGCCG GTTCCCTCAGGGGCTGGAGGACGTATCCACATACCCAGTACTGATAGAGGAGTTGCTGAGACGAGGCTGGAGGGAAGAAGAGCTTCAGGGTGTCCTTCGTGGAAATCTGCTGCGGGTCTTCAGACAAGTGGAACAG GTGAGAGAGGAAAGCAGTGGCCAGAGCCCTCGGGAGGATGAATTTCCCAACAGGCAGAAGGGCAGGTCCTGCCACTCCCACCTCCCGACTCAGCCTCAGAGTGAACACCTGGTCTCACACCCAGAGATGAACAAGTGGCCGGCCAATCAAGCCCTCCAAAGGCCCTCCAAAGCCTCCCCACACTTCATCCTAGGCCTGGTAGCTGCTGCCACCTTCTCAGTCCTCGTCCTGTGGCCCTAG